AGGGCCCGTACCGGGCCGCTGCGCGGAGGGCCAGACTTTCTGCGGCTGGACCACACCTTCCACCTGGAACTCGAAGCTGCCCGACTACTGCGAGCCATTGTGCTGGTGTGGGACCCTTGTGTGCGGCGGCACCGGCCCTGTGCCCAGGGCACTGTGCTGCTTCCCACGGTTTTCCGAGGTAGGATGCATGGCCCCAGGGAGAAGCGGTAGGGTACAGGATTCAGCCCTCCTGCAGAGTGCCCAGGGCGCTAacccagggtgggggtgtggcTTGGAGTAGGAGGCCAAGGCACAGGAGCCAGCGGGGACAGACCCCACTCAAGTCCCCTTATGTCTTCAGGGTGTCAGGCCCAGCAGCTGGCTGTGCGCCTGGAGCCCCAGGGGCTGCTATATGCCAAGCTGACCCTTTCCGAGCAGCAGGAAGCACCCAGCACAGCTGAGCCCCGTGTCTTTGGGCTGCCCCTGCGTCTGCTGGTGGAGCGGGAGCAGCCCCCAGGCCAGGTGCCCCTCATCATTCAGAAGTGTGTTGGGCAGATCGAGCGCCGAGGGCTGCGGGTGAGCCTTTTGCCCCACACCCCAGCTAGCCCCCAGACCTCAGATCCACTACCCAGGACACAGAGGCCAGGcctttcccccatccccaccctatCTGGGATACTCTGAGGTCCAATCCCAGCCTAGACAAGGTCAGGAGGCCCCCCTAGACCATAGTACCTAGCCCAGAACCTATGGGTCATCTACCTACTAAGTGACACAGGATCCCAACCCTCTGGAGCTCAGAGTCTCATGGCAGAAAAGACATGACTCCAATAATTCATAAATGTAAGACTGTGGCTGGGACAAGAGTGAAGAAGCTGGGAGAGCTTAGAGCAGGACTTCACCTGCTGGTTGAGGTAGTCAGGGAAGGCATCCTAAAGGAGGTGACAAGTAAGCTGATGAGGAGTCAGATGTTCCTAAGTCAAAGGATGTGGGTATCAAGACAAGTGATCCAAGCAGAGGGTTTACAGGTCCAGCTTGTCCAGACAGCCAGGTGGGGACCCTATGACAGGTGTCAGAGGAGCAGGAAGGCAGCCATTGTGGCTGCAGCTAGCCCCCAACCTCTTAGCCAACTGCCACCCTGAGCCAGaactccagcccccaccccactgtgctCTGATCAATCTGTGGCCCCAGCAAGAAGCTATCCCCTCTGCTCCCACACCTAGGTAGTGGGGCTATACCGTCTGTGCGGCTCAGCAGCTGTGAAGAAAGAACTTCGGGATGCCTTTGAGCGGGACAGTGCAGCtgtctgcctctcagaggacctgTACCCTGATATCAATGTCATCACTGGTCAGCAcgcctcttccctcccacccctccccagcctgttCCTCGTTCAACCCTCACCGCATGGCAGTCCCTGTTGCCCCTCTGGGACCTCACCTCTTCTGTCTGGCCTTGTTTTCACCTTCCCGCAGCACctgtcctcctcttcccccctcccagaCCCAGCTGACCCCTCCAGCCTCAGAAGCCAGGGTTGCCCTGACCAGAGTGGGCCCTGTGTCCACAGGCATCCTCAAGGATTATCTTCGGGAGTTGCCCAACCCACTCATCACTCAGCCCCTCTATCAAGTGGTGCTGGAGGCCATGGCCCGAGGGCCCCCAAGCCGGGCTCCCCCCAGCGCTGAGGGTACCCGTGGGCTCCTCAGTTGCCTGCCAGATGTGGAGAGGGTGAGTTGGGCCCAGGTGAGAGTGGGTGGGACAGGGAGTGGGCTGACATTAGAACATTTCGTCCATGCCTGGGCCGGTGATGCCCATGAGTTTATGGCATCAGAAAGTAGATGctaaaaaaaggaagggagggagggaaggaaggaaggaaagaaagaaaggagaagaaagggaggaagagagagagaaagaaagaaagaaggaaggaaggaagaagatgcTATTAGTATCCCCACTAAACAAATGTGGAAACCGAGACCCAAAGCAGTTGAGTGAGTTAACCAAGGTTGCACAGCCAGATTATATCAGAAACACAGGCTCtagccctggccattgtggttgtagctcagttggttggagcatcgtcctgtaaacaaAAGGtaacaggttcaattccctgggTACATGTGtacattgtgggttcagtccccagttggggtacctACAAGAGGcggctgatggatgtttctccccctcccttctctataaaatcaataagcatgtcctcgggtgaggataaaaacaaaacacagactcTGAACACAGGTCTGTCAACATACCACAAGGAAGGTTCCTGGCTGTGGGATCCTGGACAAGACTGGATCCTCTGTGCCTCAAtaccctcatctgtaaaatcggATTAATACCAACCCTGCCTAAAATACAGAGGAGCGGGTTCAAGTCCAAGCTTTGCCATTCCAAAGCTGTTACCTTTGGTCTCCCCTCCAGCAAAATGGGATCATGACACTAATACCTAACGGTTAAGGCTTAGCTCCGTTATTTCCCAGCAATGAGACCTTGAACGTCAGTTTCCCCATTCTGAGGCGCCTAAGTTTCCCTCACGCCTTCCCAACTCTTTTCTCAGGCCACACTGACGCTTCTTCTGGACCACCTGCGCCTGGTCTCCTCCTTCCACGCCCACAACCGAATGACCGCGCAGAACCTGGCAGTGTGCTTTGGGCCCGTGCTGCTGCCGGCGCGCCAGGATCCCGGCAGGTCCCGCACCCGCAGCTCTGGCCCGGGCCTTACAAACACCGTAGACTTCAAGCGTCACATCGAAGTTCTGCACTACCTGCTGCAGGCGTGGCCAGGTGAGTCCGACCCCGTCCTGCCCCGCCAATCCGGGCCAGGCCGCTGAGGGAATGCTTTCTCTTGCAGCCAATCAGAGTCCCGGGTTTCAAACAAGCTACGCCCCCTCATAAGAGTAAACAGTTCAGATCCAGCCAATCCATGCTTGATGCTGCCTAGTAACAGGCCAATCAGGTTGCCTAAGCAACCAGCTTAACCAATGAAGTCATGATCGGTCGGAGGCTTTACCTTTCGACAAACCAGTCAGGGGCCTGTTTACCTAAGTAGCCAATCACAGGCTTGGCTGCCCGTTGCTGTGCGTAATGTCATCAcaaaccccacccccccacccccatctccttcCACAGATCCCCGCAGGTCCCCAGAGGGTCCGGGCTTCGCCCCGTACCTGCGGCCCAAACCACAGCCGCCGCTGCACTTGCCGCTGGCGACTCCCGAAGTAGTGACTCGACCCCGCGGCCGGGGCGGTCCCGAGAGCCCCCCGAGCAACCGCTACGCTGGAGACTGGAGCGTTTGCGGGAGGGACTTTTTGCCCTGTGGGCGGGACTTTATGTCTGGGCCGGACTACGACCACGTGACTGGCAGCGACAGTGAAGATGAGGATGAGGAGGCAGGCGAGCCGACCGGCGCTGCCGACTTTGAGGATGACTTCGAAGCGCCCTTCAACCCGCACCTGAACCTCAAAGACTTTGACGCCCTCATCCTAGACCTAGAGAGAGAACTTTCTAAGCAAATCAACGTGTGCCTTTAAGCTGGGCGGGGCAGGCCCCCAGTTGCTAAGGGCCCGACTTCTGATAAGGAGGTCCTGAACTACAGAAACGGGCCAGACCAGTCTGTTAGGCATAGCTCCTGATTGCTGGGGAGTTGCCTAGTGACTAGCCAGCCAGATGCTGAGCCTCATTTCTCATTTCCAGTGCTAAATTATTTGGGTACTGGTTGCAAAGGCCAGGGACTGGATATTTTGGGATGAGCTGTTTTAACTCTCTTAAGTACCAAGGGCTTCTCCCGCTTGCTGGGCTGGCCTCTCTTGCCTCCCCTTTACTGGGGAAACACCAGTTAATGTGAGCATCACCCTGGGATGGTGAgacacccccactcccagtcGATTCTTTTGCTGCTGCCAACCAAATCAGTATTAGCTTTGAGCACTgcactctgtctctccctcccttggaGGGTCCAAGGACTATGAGGGGGCTCTGTTTGGGACGGGGTCAAGAACAGCCCCTACTGGACTGGGGCTTATAGAAAAACAGCTGTTTCCCCACTCTTTCCCAGGGAAAACCCCCACAATTGCCTCAACCCAGCTGACCCTTGCCCTCCCCAATTCTTCCTCAATCCTTAAAGAAATTGAGCACTTATGAGACCTCCCTCTAGGAGGGGCCCCACCTGAAGCGTCAGGCTGGGGGCACTTTGGTACGGAACATATTTATTGCCTccgtgcgtgtgtctgtgtgtgaggatGAGTGTACGTGGGCATCTTTGCAGCAGGCGCGTGGGGCTCTTTCAGGGACCATGGCGGGGGGGGCAAGGGGGCTCAAAGTGCTGAGCACCCTGAAATCTCCAGTACTGGTGCCTCATTGGGTCCCAGAGTTCCAGTGGGAGAGTAAGGTCCCCTCCTGTCTCCTCGCTCTTCCCCCCCTCATTCACATCTTTGTAAACAATAAATCAATATGCACAGGTTCTGGGATGAGTACTTGGGCCCACATTGACCAGATGGTTTATTCAGTGTgtaagaagacagaaaaagagcaCAACTGGGCCCACAAAGAAAAGCCCCAGGGCTCTCCAGTGCTTCTAGGGAGCCTCAGCCCTGACCCCTCCAGCCCCTGTCTTCAGGCAGGGTTGTAGGGTCACTGGGCCTCATGGGGTAGGCCCAGAACAGGCAAGGATGAGACTCCAGACCCGCCTGGCAGTCCAGGGGTGGGATGGTACCCACAAGGCCCTACACAGCAATGGAGCCGTCACGGAAGTCCGTCTTCCCAATGAGGATGTTGACTACGACTGGGTGGCCATCTTGGCACTTCTGCTGGGCATCACGAAGCACCTTGACCACTTGATCCCCATTCTCCCGTGACAGCAGCAAGCCCTGAGCCCCCAGGCCCATGGCTGCTTTGTGATAATCTAAAAGGGGAGGTCAAGTCAGATGGTAGCAGCGACCCAGCCCACCATGCAGCCAGCCCAAGGGAGGAACACACACCCAGCAAGGCCAGAAATAGCACCCCCAAGCCAGACCCCTCACCAGTGTAGGCCAGGCCACAGGCCACATTGCTGCCCAAACAGGGCACCTGCTCCCGAGAAATCTGGGTCCAACCAGCATCATTCCCTATCAAGGCCATCACTGGGATctacagggagaaaatgaggccAGGCCATGACATTCAGCCCCAAGGCTTGGCCAGTCAGAGGACATGGAGATAGGACCTCCACCAGACAGAAGCaactccctccccagcccagccctgatgGCATCTCCCAGAACCCCCAGCCTTCCCCTGGGGCAGCCTGGTTACCTTGTGCCTGACAAAGGTATCAAATTCGATGAGGCTGTACCCAAAAGCTCCATCCCCAAAAAGGCACCAGACCTGAGGTGGGAGAGAAATGGCTGGGGTAGTTCATGGCCCAGAAAGCAGCAAGACTCCTGCCTCCAGTGCCCTGACTCACCTCAGCATCTGGCCAGCACAGTTTGGCCCCAAGTGCAAATCCTGCACCAACCCCCAGAGTCCCGAAGGCCCCTAGGAAATGAAGAGAATGTAGGTATGAAGGGGCCTGAATGGTACAAAATTCCCCAGGGGTAGGTCCTTCCTTACCAGGATCGAGCCAGCGCAGGGGGCCACGGGGCTGCACCATGTGGGCGGCAGTACCCACAAAGTCCCCGCCATCCACCACCAGAATTGAGTTGTCGGGCAAAGTTTCCTCCACCAGCTGCAGCACCCGCACCGGGTTCAGGTGCTGGGCTACAGGCATCATCGCCTTCTCCCTGCAATGGAGCAATGCAGGTCAGCAGGCCCAGCAGCACACCCTACTGGGAACCCACCACCCTCCATGGCCACTCCACCAGTCCCCACCGAAAGGACTGCTCCTTCTGCCGGTCGGCTTGCTGAAGCTCCTCTGCCCAATCTGAGGCCCATGTCTGGCCCTGAAGGCCCTCCACCAGCTTCAACATGAAGGAACCCACGTCtcctggagaaagaagagggCACAGCTGTAGAGAGATGGATTCCTCCTGCCCTTCCAGCACCAGAAGCTCAAAGACAGCAGGAAGCCAACAGCAGCACTGGAGCAGGAGGCATGGAGGCAGGCCAGGGGTGCTTATTGGGCAAAATAGGCAAAACGCACCCCAGAGCCTCTGGAACCAGGTTAAGGCAGCTGGGATGAGAGGGAGGGCAAGGCTGGAGAAACAAGATGCACAAAGCAGATTAGAAACCCAAGCCAACCTCATTGCCAGCCTTTCCATCACACCCCAGACCATACAGTCCTAGCAACTCTTCCTCTGAAAGATATCACTAAAACCACCTCCATCTGCCAAGCATGtctctacaacccaggcatgcggaGTACCTGTGAACAAATACACGAGCTGGTGATGATGTACTTTTCATCATCTCCATTCAGAAATAATATCCCGCCCCTGGCGGgtaaggctcagtggattgagtgccagcctgagaaccaataggtcacaggtttgattcccagtcagggcacatgggccaggtccccagttgggggggtgtgagaaacaaccaactgatgtttctctcctctttctccctcccatcccctctctctaaatgtctatttttaaaatctttaaaagaaagaaagaatattctgGAGGCTCAAAGAAGTTGAGCTGCTCCTCCCCATCCATCTCCAATCCAGGCCTTGTCATTTCTTAAATAACCCAACCCTGTTTCAAAGACCCCTTGACACTGCCTGCTCCTCTCCAACTCGCTGCCCACCCAGCTGCTATAGTGGACCTTCCCAAACACAAATGAAATGGTGCCATTTCTCTGCTTGACAAGAGTTCCTGTCACCTACACTGCAGAGAAGTCAACGTCCTTGGAATGATGGGCAGGTCAAAGCAGGACACAGAAAGGCCATGGCAGAAGACTGGACAGGGGTAGTGGGGTTATGACACGATGACAGAGGCCTCAGGGGCCAAGAAGTGAGCTCTCTGTCGCAACAGCAGCAGGCAGCATGAGATGGTTTGCAGCCAGGCAACATGATCACATGCACATTCCCAGGCCTCCCCTCCAGTGCACACCCACCATTTGTTTATCCAGAAGCACCCATCAGTCTGAGAGCCAAAAATACATCTCTGGCTGACTGGGTGCCCCCTAGGGTACAGTCCAGACCCAGAACCCAGCTCAAGCCAGCTGCAGCAGAAGCCAGGAGGAGAGGGCTCAAAAGGAGCACATGTGGGTGCATTAGGGGCTCACCTTGCACGGCCTCCTGGGGCTTCCAGAACATGTCTGAGTTGATCAACATTTCTTTCCGGTTACGGTTGACAATGATGATCTTGCTGCTTCGGCTGAGGACACGGCCATAGGATAGGCGGAAGTCACAGACAATTCCTGGGGTGGGTGATAGGGGAATAGTGGATGGAAGGCCACTGTCCTGGGGGTGCCCACTACCTAATTTAATCCACCACGGCAGACTGTATACAAAAGGGTACCCGTTCTTCACCTCTCCCTGGACCAGTGCCTCCTGCAATGACTCTAGCTCCCCAGCCCTTGAACCCGGGCTGGCCTCAGGATGTGCTCCAGCCAGCAGAATGTGTCAGGGATGCTGGCATGCATTCCTGAGATCAGGCTTCCATAAGGCTTGCAGCTTCCACACTCTCTTTTAAATAACCTTGTTCCCTCAGCCCTACATGTTTCTCATCCTCCACCAATTAAAccagcccaggccagcctgctGGGTGATGAGGAACATGGAGGAGGAGGTAGGGAAGAATGAGAACTCAGAATCCTAGCTGAGGCCATGCTAGCCCAGCTACAGCCTCTGCCAACCCCCAGGTATCTGAGCCAGCCCAGCCTGGATCAGCAcagctgccctcctgcctccctgactGTAGACCCCTGAATAAGCCCCACCGAAACCAGAAAAACTACCACCTTACCTGTAGGTGAGCCTTGagaaataactgcattttaaagCACTGAGTGTGAGAATGCTTATTACACAGCAATAGCTAACTGATACAAGTACTATGTGTCTGAAAGGCTTCAAGGCACTTTATGTGAAAATGTGTATGCCATAGGTGTATGTGCTGTATAAAGTATAAATGCTGTATAACACATACAAATGTAATTGCTGTGCAGAAAGTTCCACAGGGGCCCACCATCTGTGTCCTCCCTCGTGCAAAGCTGGGTCATACCATGCAACTACAACCTGGCAAGAGTTCGCCTGAATTTCAAATTCGGGGTTGTTCAAAACCCTTGAAAGGGGAAGGGGTGAAACCAGCAAGTACCAGACTAGGAGGGGCAGGGTCAGAGGATAAGGAGGGTCCTGGACATAGGgaaagggaagggtgggggggaggccaAGGCCCACCTGCCAGGAGGACAACGTCTGCCTTCTTCAGGGCAGCACTGCGGTTCTGCCGAATGTGGAGAGGGTGGTTTCGGCCCAGCAGCCCCCGTGCCATCCCGCCCAAGAAGCAGGGGATACCCAGGGTCTCCATGGCAGCCCTGTAGGTTGAGGTAAACAGAGGTGAGAGTGGCCAAGGGCCTGCCCATCCCCATAGGGCGCCAAGGGACCAGGGACCAGGAATGTGATAGTAAAGGCAGGGCTAAAGCTTCTCACCGAAGCTTGTCAGCAGGTGTCGGGGGCAGTAGGGCCTGGCTCCCCAGCAGCACCAGGGGCCTTTTGGCCCGGCTCAAGATCTCCACACAGCGCTGAACCTGGGACAAGAGGTGGAGCTCAAAGAGCTGACCCTGAGTCACCATCAGCTCCCAAGATCAAGGCCCCAATACTGACTAAAGGACAGGCCATCCTGCCAGGTGGGGATCCCTGGCCACGGAAGAGAGGCAACTTACCTGCTGGGGAGGTGCCTGGGGAATGTCTAAAGGCAGGGGCCCCTCAGGTTGAGGCTCCCAGGCTCCTGCAAAGAGATTGGCCAGGTGATTCTCTAAGTACCTgcaaagaggagaggaaggggtggtTACCAGGATTCCTTACTGGGTTTAAGGAACTAAAGCTGAAGGGGGagctgaaggaagaaaggggCCAGGAGGGAAGTGGGACAGGCACAGGGTTGGTTGAACAGTGGCCCAGGGACAGATAAACCCCAGTTGCCCAGTCTCTAGTAGCCTGTTTCCCTCAGAAGCTTCTGATGACCACCTAAACTTGACATAGACCCTCAGAAACAAGTGACAGGCATGAGTCCCAGGATCAGGGCCATAGCTGCAGGGTCAGGTGGAGGTGGCTCTGctgcttcctagctgtgtgactttcatCAAGTGACTTAACCTTTCCGAGCATCCTGCTCTGCAAAATGTAAAAAGGAACCTCCCCCACCAAGGTTTAATGATCTATTCACTCAGGATAGAAAGCACTTGGCAAAAGCATCAACGGGAGCTACTGACATCATCAGTaagccttcctctttctctggcttctgacatccccttctctgtctccttactCACTGGGTCACAGAGCCCCAACTCTCCATGAAGCCCCGTGCAGGGCTCTGGAGATACACATAAATCCTGCTCAGCTCCGCCCTCAAGAACATCCAATATGGCCAAAAACAGACACGTGGGTGTTGGCAGGACGCAATCAGAACCAGAAGCTTCTCCTCTTTGAAGGAGTCAAGACTGCAGAGAATAAGAGGTCAAAAAAGGAACCACTGGGACCCCAACATGGAAAGAAATGGCACAGcacttccaatcaagatggtggcacaggaaAACCTGGTTActtgccttcttgcacaacctcatcaaattacaactgaactacagaacaaccatcatttagaactgcctgaaatctggctgaatcgaagtcctacaactagggaattaaagaagcagccacactgaaactggtaggaggggcagagatacaaaacgggctggttccacacccacatgtggcagataaaaattgggagggatatctcagctacaGAAGTCCCCCTGAGGAGCGAAgggtcccagcccagggttccagtgccaggaagaaaagtctccataacttctggctgtaaagtCTAGCAGGGATTATGGCTGAGGGAGACGAGGGCTTCTGGAGCCCCAGGAagtgcctcttaaagggcccacacacaacttactcagactcactccctctgagctccagcactggggcagcaactTAATGAACACCAGAGACATATgggaggaactaaattgtctggcatcagggaagagctggaggggcagctttctcccagacagaagtgctggcaaaggCCATCTTTGCTTTGATGAgccttccccccacagagccagcaggctggtgccatatctgagactccctcAACCTGACTCACAAggtttgccccaccctagtgattccctgaggcctGGCCTCACCCAACTTTCGGGCCCTcccaagctgtttccaggggcttttccatacaaatggcctgtcttggctcatgtttcagattttcctaaaatctctcaaacaagcagcatctggcctcagcaagccctgTACTTCTCACT
This window of the Desmodus rotundus isolate HL8 chromosome 9, HLdesRot8A.1, whole genome shotgun sequence genome carries:
- the SYDE1 gene encoding rho GTPase-activating protein SYDE1, whose product is MAEPLLRKTFSRLRGREKLPRKKSDAKERGHPVQRPQPSPPEPEPQALEGSQAGAEGPPSPEASRSPSRGAYLQSLESSSRRWVLGGAKPPEEAALGSGAPGSGEPAGEIWYNPIPEEDPRPLASEPPGPQPGLAEPESLAPQGVAPASSPAKASRTKSPGPARRLSMKMKKLPELRRRLSLRGTRAGRERERAAPAGSVISRYHLDSSVGTPGRAAVAGGARGLRAGYLSDGDSPERPVGPPSPTAFQPYEVGPSARAPPAALWGRLSLHLYGLGGLRPAPGATPRDLCCLLQVDGVARARTGPLRGGPDFLRLDHTFHLELEAARLLRAIVLVWDPCVRRHRPCAQGTVLLPTVFRGCQAQQLAVRLEPQGLLYAKLTLSEQQEAPSTAEPRVFGLPLRLLVEREQPPGQVPLIIQKCVGQIERRGLRVVGLYRLCGSAAVKKELRDAFERDSAAVCLSEDLYPDINVITGILKDYLRELPNPLITQPLYQVVLEAMARGPPSRAPPSAEGTRGLLSCLPDVERATLTLLLDHLRLVSSFHAHNRMTAQNLAVCFGPVLLPARQDPGRSRTRSSGPGLTNTVDFKRHIEVLHYLLQAWPDPRRSPEGPGFAPYLRPKPQPPLHLPLATPEVVTRPRGRGGPESPPSNRYAGDWSVCGRDFLPCGRDFMSGPDYDHVTGSDSEDEDEEAGEPTGAADFEDDFEAPFNPHLNLKDFDALILDLERELSKQINVCL
- the ILVBL gene encoding 2-hydroxyacyl-CoA lyase 2 gives rise to the protein METSAAAAPAGSFFPSFVLLVCGTLVAAVLCVAHRLGLFNRLMHKVDKESIRHGGENVAAVLRAHGVRFLFTLVGGHISPVLVACEKLGIRVVDTRHEVTAVFAADAVARLTGTVGVVAVTAGPGLTNTVTAVKNAQIAQSPVLLLGGAASTLLQNRGALQAIDQMSLFRPLCKFCASVRRVRDIMPTLRTAMAVAQSGTPGPVFVELPIDVLYPYFMVQKEMVPAKPPKGLMGRMVCWYLENHLANLFAGAWEPQPEGPLPLDIPQAPPQQVQRCVEILSRAKRPLVLLGSQALLPPTPADKLRAAMETLGIPCFLGGMARGLLGRNHPLHIRQNRSAALKKADVVLLAGIVCDFRLSYGRVLSRSSKIIIVNRNRKEMLINSDMFWKPQEAVQGDVGSFMLKLVEGLQGQTWASDWAEELQQADRQKEQSFREKAMMPVAQHLNPVRVLQLVEETLPDNSILVVDGGDFVGTAAHMVQPRGPLRWLDPGAFGTLGVGAGFALGAKLCWPDAEVWCLFGDGAFGYSLIEFDTFVRHKIPVMALIGNDAGWTQISREQVPCLGSNVACGLAYTDYHKAAMGLGAQGLLLSRENGDQVVKVLRDAQQKCQDGHPVVVNILIGKTDFRDGSIAV